The Actinomycetota bacterium region ATGTCCTCCAACGGGATCCGGCCGCCCGACCTGGTCAGCATCCTTTTCACCGCGACCGGCGACCTGCACTCCGAGTTCCCGGCCGCAGCGGCCAGGGTGATGGGCTTGGACGGAGTCCCGCTGCTGTGC contains the following coding sequences:
- a CDS encoding chorismate mutase, giving the protein MPRLYAVRGATSLDEDSRAQVLSRTQELLSELMSSNGIRPPDLVSILFTATGDLHSEFPAAAARVMGLDGVPLLC